A genomic segment from Frateuria edaphi encodes:
- the tagF gene encoding type VI secretion system-associated protein TagF translates to MGFFGKLPGAGDFVQRRLPLAFVERWDHHFEQAVFASREALGQDWTAAYRASPTWRFVLSPQACGEGAWAGVFGPADDRVGRSFPMVLAAPVAPAQIEPLLRDGTGWFDALARVHAQGQRGAPVDAEGFDALVAALPGPSADAPVPADPSEGVDFSRATHWRLPLPERAVDTDALVALWRRLVGHGGPWCLWWTEGAGRVPAGVLATRGLPAADAYAGFLDAARAGVWQAPMGGPAPHAVPVASAIAEPPPAPAPVVRDADDDVTVPGFVRQAGATATPVAAPAFNTELSVQTAPGAAVVRHPACALTLVAADVGQADPRRRAASAVASVGAEMSASDEAAPGTHALRARLMALHPLLRHGRVSEDGAVVAARVAGPQAGLLRVGAAGAWHWRGGRVRPLFATTLAQPSLPGGGELDDLLFGGNDAPTVPGLGAEGMPGCEQIACELMPGDRLVLLAGVAHTQLSQATLAQALAAATPQDAQTRLAQALGPTHSRPWPLAVIEVQP, encoded by the coding sequence GTGGGTTTCTTCGGCAAGTTGCCGGGGGCGGGGGACTTCGTGCAGCGGCGGCTGCCGTTGGCATTCGTCGAACGCTGGGATCACCACTTCGAACAGGCCGTCTTCGCCAGCCGCGAAGCACTCGGCCAGGATTGGACGGCGGCCTATCGCGCCAGTCCGACCTGGCGATTCGTGCTGTCGCCGCAGGCATGCGGCGAAGGTGCGTGGGCCGGCGTGTTCGGCCCCGCCGACGACCGCGTCGGCCGCAGCTTTCCGATGGTGCTGGCCGCGCCGGTCGCGCCCGCGCAGATCGAGCCGCTGCTGCGCGACGGTACCGGCTGGTTCGATGCGCTGGCGCGCGTCCATGCGCAGGGCCAGCGCGGCGCGCCGGTGGATGCCGAAGGCTTCGACGCCCTGGTGGCGGCGCTGCCCGGCCCCTCGGCCGACGCGCCCGTGCCGGCCGACCCGTCCGAAGGGGTCGACTTCAGCCGCGCGACGCACTGGCGCCTGCCGTTGCCGGAACGTGCCGTCGATACCGATGCGTTGGTCGCGCTGTGGCGACGACTGGTGGGCCACGGTGGTCCCTGGTGCCTGTGGTGGACCGAGGGCGCAGGCCGCGTCCCGGCCGGAGTCCTGGCCACCCGGGGCCTGCCGGCGGCCGACGCCTATGCAGGCTTCCTCGATGCGGCCCGCGCCGGTGTGTGGCAGGCCCCCATGGGCGGCCCCGCGCCGCATGCCGTGCCGGTGGCCTCCGCTATCGCCGAGCCGCCGCCTGCTCCGGCTCCGGTGGTGCGCGATGCCGATGACGACGTGACCGTGCCCGGTTTCGTGCGCCAGGCAGGCGCAACGGCGACGCCGGTGGCAGCACCGGCATTCAACACCGAACTCTCGGTGCAGACCGCGCCCGGCGCGGCCGTCGTGCGCCATCCGGCCTGCGCGCTCACCCTGGTGGCGGCCGATGTGGGCCAGGCCGATCCGCGCCGTCGCGCCGCATCCGCGGTCGCCAGCGTCGGCGCCGAAATGAGTGCCTCGGACGAGGCCGCGCCGGGCACGCATGCGTTGCGTGCCCGCCTGATGGCGCTGCATCCGCTGCTGCGCCATGGCCGCGTCAGCGAAGACGGCGCGGTGGTGGCCGCGCGTGTCGCCGGGCCGCAGGCCGGGCTGCTGCGGGTGGGCGCCGCGGGAGCGTGGCACTGGCGTGGAGGCCGCGTGCGTCCGCTGTTCGCCACCACGCTGGCGCAGCCATCGCTGCCCGGTGGCGGCGAGCTGGACGACCTTCTGTTCGGAGGCAATGACGCGCCGACCGTGCCCGGCCTGGGTGCCGAAGGCATGCCTGGCTGCGAGCAGATCGCCTGCGAACTGATGCCCGGCGACCGCCTGGTGCTGCTGGCCGGCGTGGCGCATACGCAGCTCTCGCAGGCCACGCTGGCGCAGGCGCTTGCCGCCGCCACGCCGCAGGACGCGCAAACGCGCCTGGCCCAGGCGTTGGGCCCGACTCATTCGCGGCCCTGGCCGCTGGCCGTGATCGAGGTGCAGCCATGA
- a CDS encoding PP2C family protein-serine/threonine phosphatase gives MTVRYLSAGHTDTGKVRKHNEDAILVREDVGLWVVADGLGGHSAGDYASGLIVERLGALPRNGDVFDFVESIEDTLAQVNSELRQVAATRGVDLIGSTVVVLVYDPDFMLCGWVGDSRAYCFEDGRLRQITRDHVHGLKEEVTQFAGGPVPARPQPGAGVLTRAIGAEDRLFVDWVVAGNRSGMQFVLCSDGINKEMSDEEIDAQCARPQPPGDLLQGLFALAMGRAARDNVSAVVVRLQG, from the coding sequence ATGACCGTGCGTTACCTGTCCGCGGGGCATACCGACACCGGCAAGGTCCGCAAACACAACGAAGACGCGATCCTGGTGCGCGAGGACGTCGGCCTGTGGGTGGTCGCCGACGGCCTGGGCGGCCATTCGGCCGGCGACTACGCCAGCGGGTTGATCGTCGAGCGACTCGGTGCGCTCCCGCGCAACGGCGACGTGTTCGACTTCGTCGAGTCGATCGAAGACACGCTGGCGCAGGTCAACAGCGAACTGCGCCAGGTCGCCGCGACGCGTGGCGTCGACCTGATTGGCTCGACTGTGGTGGTGCTGGTCTACGATCCCGACTTCATGCTGTGCGGCTGGGTCGGCGACAGCCGCGCCTATTGTTTCGAGGATGGGCGTCTGCGGCAGATTACCCGCGACCACGTGCACGGGCTCAAGGAGGAAGTGACCCAGTTCGCCGGTGGGCCCGTGCCCGCGAGGCCGCAACCGGGCGCCGGCGTGCTGACCCGTGCGATCGGCGCCGAGGACCGGCTGTTCGTCGACTGGGTGGTGGCCGGCAACCGCTCGGGCATGCAGTTCGTGCTGTGTTCCGATGGCATCAACAAGGAAATGTCCGACGAGGAGATCGACGCGCAGTGCGCGCGCCCGCAGCCTCCCGGCGATTTGCTGCAGGGGTTGTTCGCCCTGGCCATGGGCCGTGCCGCGCGCGACAACGTATCGGCCGTGGTCGTGCGGTTGCAGGGCTGA
- a CDS encoding glycine zipper domain-containing protein, whose amino-acid sequence MHDGIRGISLLGAACVLALVSGCAQMGGLGMPAADTARTNASEPVSPECNPAVGGAIGALAGSMFGKGKGHLAGAAIGAGIGAFACVAYNYHARKVRDASSVEDQYRHDRGALPASNTISAYQTALLPGETVRSGSKAAMQSRVTLVRGTHDVAPQLKEQLTLFAPDGRQLTTVTKDATAIDGTGEYETNFDFNLPKGIQDGRYTMRSALYMDGQQVRTNEVPMLVVS is encoded by the coding sequence ATGCATGACGGAATCCGCGGTATCAGCCTTCTGGGTGCAGCTTGCGTGCTCGCCCTGGTGAGCGGTTGCGCGCAGATGGGTGGGTTGGGGATGCCCGCCGCCGACACCGCCCGCACGAACGCCAGCGAACCGGTGTCGCCCGAATGCAACCCGGCGGTGGGCGGTGCCATCGGCGCGCTGGCCGGCTCGATGTTCGGCAAGGGCAAGGGCCACCTGGCCGGCGCCGCGATCGGCGCCGGCATTGGCGCGTTCGCCTGCGTCGCCTACAACTACCACGCACGCAAGGTCAGGGACGCGAGTTCGGTCGAAGACCAGTACCGCCACGACCGCGGCGCCCTGCCGGCCAGCAATACCATCAGCGCCTACCAGACCGCGCTGCTGCCTGGCGAGACGGTCCGCTCCGGCAGCAAGGCGGCGATGCAGTCGCGCGTCACGCTGGTGCGCGGCACGCATGACGTGGCGCCGCAACTGAAGGAACAGTTGACCCTGTTCGCGCCCGACGGCCGCCAGCTGACCACCGTGACCAAGGACGCTACCGCCATCGACGGCACCGGCGAGTACGAGACCAATTTCGATTTCAACCTGCCCAAGGGCATCCAGGACGGTCGCTACACGATGCGTTCGGCGCTCTACATGGATGGCCAGCAGGTGCGCACCAACGAAGTCCCCATGCTGGTGGTCAGCTGA
- a CDS encoding bifunctional serine/threonine-protein kinase/formylglycine-generating enzyme family protein, with the protein MNTLAELIAAFRNGHLPLPVLLDALGRRGSVPEDRHHDELALVRRLHDEGELDAEIGRVLLDRLMAAQVVAEDIPVTDDATVVAPAGAVMEGDATMVVPAPVARVASEAIGDATVVMPASRPPAPPPSVDEATVVMPASRGQAIEDAQSTGTQSTGTHSGTHSGNSASWERLAGAEGGDHAHVGMLLKGRFLLEREIGRGGMGVVFLARDERKVEARDRDPYVAVKVLNDEFRRHPDSLIALQRESRRSQSLAHDNIVRVYDFDKDGTIVFMTMEYVDGSDMKALIRERAYNGMPLAKARPLIEGMAWALKRAHAAGVVHSDFKPGNVMVTRDGVPKVFDFGIARAGKHMGEAVGEQTVFDAGTLGALTPAYASLEMIQGDEPTPSDDLYALGCVAFELLTGKHPFDKVSAEVAMREGRKPPLVPGLTRRQYKALCDAVAFRGQDRLRTAQDFVEGLREVGLRERIGPYLAWGAGALVVLVAGGWGGTQYLHQRKVAQVIARFAPGDAHRYADEAQAVAALDTLGEEERKRLVLDQSDLIQRFLLTRLDAYWNPAQGRYDYTHAQQLFALRDQLKLYSPELDIRRSAMDQQKNELLNSLDTQLAQRIEAGAIFADQPDNAIETLEKIRAIDPTSSLLKNAELELKYDIAIGDAMAQHHGDRAAAHLKQALALFPDSARLQRRKAQLDAMGTGAAVATTPTAAAATSLPEARTALAALIAHPEASADWQRQVATAVAPLKGDASPQTRALVDQLATAIAQVADQQTDALHLPQDQALVDFGLTVAPQSTALKSEHDRLAALDKQQQDRLAQESAAAEVTARIESVKRAAAAGDTGKAQESLARIRTLAPQHPFLASEGPQLLADAYLGQAREAFRKGRYQSAADVLTRATGLLGQRADLAKASARYGLAADLVKARGQAVASTDLDRMRRQLAQVKHADADALAALEADMKLRGQLGEGSLAALLDSLKPATGPSATPVLPTAAPTPASGNTATPATDHAPAAGQPMAAAGKGSPAVIRPAPATATAGPSSDPCAAPDLVGAGRACFDTIDGKRGPALVVVRAGGRTLAMTRSEITINEYNRYCAATGKCSAITLEDRSAGSLPVSNISVAQARAYAAWLGSASGHVYRLPTDAEWLAAARAGGGWKQATDSNCIPPTAGADDGSGAPIAARGRSPNPWGLINLTGNVWEWVDGGAAVRGGSYTSYWSDCTVDSRRADGGGAQKDVGLRLVREVP; encoded by the coding sequence ATGAACACGCTTGCCGAACTGATCGCCGCCTTCCGCAACGGCCACCTGCCGCTCCCCGTGCTGCTCGATGCACTGGGCCGCCGCGGCTCGGTGCCGGAGGATCGCCACCACGACGAACTCGCGCTGGTGCGCCGCCTGCACGACGAGGGCGAACTGGATGCGGAGATCGGCCGCGTGTTGCTGGACCGGCTGATGGCGGCGCAGGTCGTGGCCGAGGACATCCCGGTGACCGACGATGCCACGGTGGTGGCACCGGCCGGGGCGGTCATGGAGGGCGATGCCACGATGGTGGTCCCGGCCCCCGTCGCCCGCGTTGCGTCCGAAGCGATCGGCGACGCGACTGTGGTGATGCCAGCCTCGCGTCCCCCCGCGCCGCCGCCGTCAGTCGACGAAGCGACCGTGGTGATGCCCGCCTCGCGCGGCCAGGCGATCGAGGACGCGCAGTCCACAGGCACCCAGTCCACAGGCACCCATTCCGGCACGCACTCGGGCAACAGCGCCAGCTGGGAGCGCCTGGCCGGTGCCGAGGGCGGCGACCACGCGCACGTCGGCATGCTGCTCAAGGGCCGCTTCCTGCTCGAGCGCGAGATTGGCCGCGGTGGCATGGGCGTGGTGTTCCTCGCCCGCGACGAGCGCAAGGTCGAGGCGCGCGACCGCGATCCCTACGTCGCGGTGAAAGTGCTGAACGACGAATTCCGCCGCCATCCCGATTCGCTGATCGCGCTGCAGCGCGAATCCCGACGCTCGCAGTCGCTGGCGCACGACAACATCGTGCGCGTCTACGACTTCGACAAGGACGGAACCATCGTCTTCATGACGATGGAATACGTCGACGGTTCGGACATGAAGGCGCTGATCCGCGAGCGTGCCTACAACGGCATGCCGCTGGCCAAGGCCCGTCCGCTGATCGAGGGCATGGCCTGGGCGCTCAAGCGGGCGCACGCCGCCGGCGTGGTGCACTCGGACTTCAAGCCCGGCAACGTGATGGTCACGCGCGACGGCGTGCCGAAGGTCTTCGACTTCGGCATCGCGCGCGCCGGCAAGCATATGGGCGAGGCGGTCGGCGAACAGACCGTGTTCGACGCCGGCACGCTGGGCGCGCTCACGCCCGCCTATGCCAGCCTTGAGATGATCCAGGGCGACGAGCCGACGCCGAGCGACGACCTGTACGCGCTGGGTTGCGTGGCGTTCGAGCTGCTCACCGGCAAGCACCCGTTCGACAAGGTGAGTGCCGAGGTGGCGATGCGCGAAGGACGCAAGCCGCCGCTCGTACCGGGGCTCACCCGTCGCCAGTACAAGGCGCTGTGCGATGCGGTGGCGTTCCGCGGGCAGGATCGGCTGCGCACGGCGCAGGACTTCGTCGAAGGCCTGCGCGAGGTCGGCCTGCGCGAGCGCATCGGCCCGTACCTGGCCTGGGGCGCCGGCGCGCTGGTGGTGCTGGTCGCCGGCGGCTGGGGCGGAACGCAGTACCTGCACCAGCGCAAGGTGGCGCAGGTGATCGCCCGTTTCGCACCGGGCGACGCACACCGCTACGCCGACGAAGCCCAGGCCGTGGCCGCGCTGGACACCCTCGGCGAGGAGGAGCGCAAGCGCCTCGTGCTCGACCAGAGCGATCTCATCCAGCGCTTCCTGCTGACCCGCCTGGATGCCTACTGGAATCCCGCGCAGGGCCGTTACGACTACACCCACGCGCAGCAGCTGTTCGCACTGCGCGACCAGCTCAAGCTGTACTCGCCCGAGCTGGACATCCGCCGCAGCGCGATGGACCAGCAGAAGAACGAGCTGCTCAACAGCCTCGACACCCAGCTCGCCCAGCGCATCGAGGCAGGCGCGATCTTCGCCGACCAGCCGGACAACGCCATCGAGACGCTGGAAAAGATCCGCGCCATCGACCCGACCAGCAGCCTGCTCAAGAACGCCGAGCTGGAACTCAAGTACGACATCGCCATCGGCGATGCGATGGCGCAGCACCACGGCGATCGAGCCGCCGCGCACCTGAAGCAGGCGCTGGCGCTGTTCCCCGACTCCGCCCGCCTGCAGCGCCGGAAGGCCCAGCTCGATGCGATGGGCACGGGCGCTGCCGTGGCGACCACTCCGACGGCCGCCGCGGCGACCAGCCTGCCCGAGGCGCGCACCGCCCTGGCCGCGCTGATCGCCCACCCGGAAGCGAGCGCCGACTGGCAGCGCCAGGTCGCCACCGCGGTTGCGCCGCTCAAGGGCGATGCTTCGCCGCAGACCCGTGCGCTGGTCGACCAGCTGGCCACCGCCATCGCCCAGGTTGCCGACCAGCAGACCGATGCACTGCACCTGCCGCAGGACCAGGCGCTGGTCGATTTCGGCCTCACCGTGGCGCCGCAGTCGACCGCGCTCAAGAGCGAGCACGATCGCCTGGCCGCGCTGGACAAGCAACAGCAGGACCGCCTGGCGCAGGAAAGCGCGGCAGCCGAGGTCACCGCACGCATCGAGTCGGTCAAGCGGGCCGCCGCGGCGGGCGATACCGGCAAGGCGCAGGAATCGCTGGCGCGCATCCGCACGCTGGCGCCACAGCATCCGTTCCTCGCCAGCGAAGGCCCGCAGCTGCTGGCCGACGCCTACCTCGGCCAGGCCCGCGAGGCCTTCCGCAAGGGTCGCTACCAGTCCGCCGCCGATGTGCTTACGCGCGCCACCGGCCTGCTCGGCCAGCGCGCCGATCTCGCCAAGGCCAGCGCCCGCTATGGTCTGGCGGCCGATCTGGTGAAGGCGCGTGGCCAGGCCGTTGCCTCGACCGATCTCGATCGCATGCGCAGGCAGTTGGCGCAGGTGAAGCATGCCGATGCCGACGCGCTTGCCGCGCTCGAGGCGGACATGAAGCTGCGCGGCCAGTTGGGTGAAGGTTCGCTGGCGGCCCTGCTGGATTCGCTCAAGCCCGCCACGGGTCCGTCCGCCACCCCGGTCCTGCCGACCGCCGCACCGACGCCGGCCAGCGGCAACACCGCGACACCGGCCACGGACCACGCGCCGGCGGCTGGCCAGCCTATGGCCGCGGCGGGGAAGGGCAGTCCCGCGGTCATCCGTCCGGCCCCGGCGACCGCCACCGCCGGACCCTCATCCGATCCGTGCGCCGCTCCCGACCTGGTCGGCGCGGGCCGCGCCTGTTTCGACACCATCGACGGCAAGCGTGGCCCCGCGCTGGTGGTGGTGCGCGCCGGCGGCAGGACGCTGGCCATGACCCGTTCGGAAATCACCATCAACGAGTACAACCGCTATTGCGCGGCCACCGGCAAGTGCAGCGCCATCACGCTGGAAGACCGCTCCGCGGGCAGCCTGCCGGTCAGCAACATCAGCGTGGCCCAGGCGCGCGCCTACGCGGCGTGGCTGGGGAGCGCCAGCGGCCACGTCTACCGGCTGCCGACCGATGCCGAATGGCTGGCCGCTGCGCGCGCCGGCGGCGGCTGGAAGCAGGCCACGGACAGCAACTGCATCCCGCCT